One Mycolicibacterium pulveris genomic region harbors:
- a CDS encoding MCE family protein: MRSFQERNPVIIGIIGIAVTVAIVALALQYDKLPFLNSTDKYSAYFVESGGLKAGAPVQVAGYRIGEVSSVDLEGAQVLVKFKVDSGVRLGEQTEAKIRTKSLLGAKVLEITPRGEGRLSRAIPAERTQSPYQLPDALGDLTATIESLDTTGVSESLATLAETFKDTPPDVRNAVEGVGRFSQTLAERDTALRSLLANANQASAVLSERADQVGQLVANSNALLAELLAQRDALAQLSGNLSALAQQLSGFIADNKARLRPALDELNGALAIVDARKAGLQQAIKYLNQYAMSLGESVASGPFFKAYIANLLPGQFIQPFVDAAFSDLGLDPNVLLPSERTDPQVGQRATPPLPVPYPRTGQGGEPRLTVPDAITGNPGDQGCGPPGLPLPGPGCYPHREPPQAPPPGGPPPGPPSRGGQR, translated from the coding sequence ATGAGATCCTTCCAGGAACGCAACCCGGTGATCATCGGCATCATCGGAATCGCCGTCACGGTCGCGATCGTCGCGCTGGCGCTGCAGTACGACAAACTCCCCTTCCTCAACAGCACCGACAAGTACTCCGCCTACTTCGTCGAGTCCGGTGGCCTGAAAGCGGGTGCGCCCGTACAGGTTGCGGGATACCGCATCGGCGAGGTGTCGTCGGTGGACCTCGAAGGTGCACAGGTTCTGGTGAAATTCAAGGTCGATTCGGGCGTGCGGCTCGGCGAGCAGACCGAGGCGAAGATCCGAACCAAGAGCCTGCTGGGCGCCAAGGTGCTCGAGATCACCCCGCGAGGTGAGGGACGGCTCAGCCGCGCCATCCCGGCCGAGCGCACCCAGTCGCCCTACCAGCTGCCCGATGCCCTGGGTGATCTGACCGCCACGATCGAAAGCCTCGACACCACAGGAGTTTCGGAGTCGCTGGCCACTCTGGCCGAAACGTTCAAGGACACGCCGCCGGACGTCCGCAACGCCGTAGAGGGTGTCGGCCGGTTCTCCCAGACGCTGGCCGAGCGGGACACGGCGCTGCGCAGCCTGCTCGCCAACGCCAACCAGGCGAGTGCGGTGCTGTCAGAGCGCGCCGACCAGGTCGGCCAGCTGGTCGCCAACAGCAACGCGCTTCTCGCCGAGTTGCTGGCACAACGCGATGCCCTGGCGCAGCTTTCGGGCAATCTGTCCGCCCTCGCCCAGCAGCTGTCGGGCTTCATCGCCGACAACAAGGCCCGGTTGCGTCCCGCGTTGGACGAGCTCAACGGGGCGTTGGCCATCGTCGATGCGCGGAAAGCGGGTCTGCAGCAGGCGATCAAATACCTGAACCAGTACGCGATGTCGCTGGGAGAGTCGGTGGCCTCGGGACCGTTCTTCAAGGCCTACATCGCCAACCTGCTGCCGGGACAGTTCATTCAGCCGTTCGTCGACGCGGCGTTCTCCGACCTCGGGCTCGATCCCAACGTGCTGTTGCCCTCCGAACGCACGGATCCGCAGGTCGGTCAGCGGGCCACCCCGCCGCTGCCGGTGCCGTACCCGCGCACGGGCCAAGGTGGCGAACCACGCCTGACCGTGCCCGACGCGATCACCGGCAATCCCGGCGACCAGGGCTGCGGCCCGCCCGGCCTGCCGTTGCCGGGACCCGGCTGTTATCCGCACCGCGAGCCACCGCAGGCACCCCCGCCGGGAGGACCGCCGCCCGGCCCGCCGAGTAGGGGAGGCCAGCGATGA
- a CDS encoding MCE family protein, with translation MNTSLRRAAIGFTVFVVVCLLGTAGLLAIFSQFRFSSERLYRAEFTDVSGLQSGDFVRIAGVEVGKVKGISINENSQAVVEFSTDPTVELTDASKAAIRWENPIGDRYLALLEGTGATRPLPPRGTITANLTEPALDLDTLLGGFRPLFRALDPEQVNMLSAQLISVFQGEGATVSAFLSQAAQITSTLADRDELIGQVIINLNAVTGSFAGESEQFAKAVDKLSELTKGLADRKTEIANSVAYTNAASATLADLLVRSRPAANETVAQTDRVAAIIAADHEWFDEYLETLPESYKVLSRLGIMGDFFTFYLCDLVLKVNGKGGQPVYVKLAGQSTGRCAPK, from the coding sequence GTGAACACCAGCCTGCGACGCGCTGCGATCGGATTCACCGTCTTCGTGGTCGTGTGCCTGCTCGGCACCGCGGGGCTGCTCGCGATCTTCTCGCAGTTCCGGTTCTCCAGCGAGCGGCTCTACCGCGCCGAGTTCACCGATGTCAGCGGGTTGCAGTCCGGCGACTTCGTCCGCATCGCCGGCGTGGAGGTCGGCAAGGTGAAGGGCATCTCGATCAACGAGAATTCCCAAGCCGTGGTGGAGTTCTCGACGGACCCCACCGTGGAGCTCACCGACGCGTCGAAGGCCGCGATCCGGTGGGAGAACCCCATCGGTGACCGGTACCTGGCCCTGCTGGAGGGCACCGGCGCAACCAGGCCCCTTCCCCCTCGCGGCACGATCACGGCGAACCTGACCGAACCGGCGCTAGACCTCGACACCCTTCTCGGAGGCTTCCGCCCGCTGTTCCGCGCGCTCGACCCGGAGCAGGTTAACATGCTGTCGGCCCAGTTGATTTCGGTGTTCCAAGGCGAAGGCGCCACGGTCAGCGCATTCCTGAGCCAGGCCGCGCAGATCACCAGCACGCTCGCCGACCGCGACGAGCTCATCGGGCAGGTGATCATCAACCTCAACGCCGTGACGGGCTCGTTCGCCGGTGAGAGCGAGCAGTTCGCCAAGGCCGTCGACAAGCTGTCCGAACTCACGAAGGGGCTGGCGGATCGCAAGACCGAGATCGCCAACTCCGTCGCCTACACCAATGCCGCGTCGGCGACCCTCGCCGACCTGCTCGTGCGCTCCCGGCCCGCGGCCAACGAGACCGTGGCGCAAACCGATCGCGTCGCTGCCATCATCGCGGCCGACCACGAATGGTTCGACGAGTACCTCGAGACGCTGCCGGAGTCCTACAAGGTGCTCAGCCGGCTGGGCATCATGGGCGACTTCTTCACGTTCTACCTCTGCGACCTGGTGCTCAAGGTCAACGGGAAGGGCGGTCAACCGGTGTACGTCAAGTTGGCCGGGCAGAGCACGGGACGGTGTGCGCCGAAATGA
- a CDS encoding MCE family protein, whose product MTSRRLRIGLAVTLALLLAASTAVIWRTVAAANRIHLTAYFENSNGLYVNDEVRILGVPVGRITSIEPQVQRVKITFWVDGKYSVPADARAAIVSPQLVTARAIQLTPAYTGGEKLADGAVIGEDRTAVPLEWDDLRLQLEKLTEALAPTQPGGVSTLGAFVDTAANNLRGEGVNIHDTVVKLARALSILGDHSADTFATVKNLSVVVSALHDSSALLRQLNGNLAAATGALNSAPDGVGDAIADLNHVVTEATAFLSENQDAIGTAADKLASITSAVHDSIDDVEQSLHLFPNTLQNFINIYQPTQQGITGALTLQNFANPISFLCGGIQAASRKNNEESAKLCVQYLAPIIKNRQYNFLPLGANYVVGQSARPNELTYSEDWLRPDYRPSPPPPAQTHGPALPAEVPATPTDPSAGLEGIMVPGGQP is encoded by the coding sequence ATGACGTCGCGCCGCTTACGCATCGGCCTCGCCGTGACGCTGGCGCTGCTACTCGCCGCGAGCACCGCGGTGATCTGGCGAACGGTGGCTGCCGCCAACCGAATTCATCTGACCGCCTACTTCGAGAACAGCAACGGGCTCTACGTCAACGACGAAGTGCGCATCCTCGGTGTGCCGGTGGGACGGATAACGAGTATCGAACCGCAGGTGCAGCGCGTGAAGATCACGTTCTGGGTCGACGGGAAATACTCGGTGCCCGCCGACGCGAGGGCCGCGATCGTCTCTCCGCAACTCGTCACCGCCCGCGCGATCCAACTCACGCCCGCATACACGGGTGGGGAGAAGCTGGCCGACGGTGCGGTCATCGGCGAGGACCGCACCGCCGTCCCCCTCGAGTGGGACGACCTGCGGTTGCAACTGGAGAAGCTCACCGAAGCGCTGGCGCCGACGCAGCCCGGCGGCGTGAGCACCCTCGGCGCGTTCGTCGACACCGCCGCGAACAACCTGCGCGGTGAGGGCGTGAACATCCACGACACCGTGGTGAAACTCGCACGGGCACTGTCGATTCTCGGCGATCACAGCGCCGACACGTTCGCGACCGTGAAGAACCTGTCGGTGGTGGTTTCCGCGCTGCACGACAGCTCGGCGCTGCTGCGTCAGCTCAACGGGAACCTCGCCGCAGCGACCGGGGCGTTGAACAGCGCTCCCGACGGTGTCGGCGACGCGATCGCCGACCTCAACCACGTGGTCACCGAGGCCACCGCGTTCCTCTCGGAGAACCAGGACGCGATCGGCACCGCCGCCGACAAGCTCGCGTCGATCACCAGCGCGGTCCACGACAGCATCGACGACGTCGAGCAATCGCTGCACCTGTTCCCGAACACCCTGCAGAACTTCATCAACATCTACCAACCCACGCAGCAGGGCATCACCGGAGCCCTCACACTGCAGAACTTCGCGAACCCGATCTCGTTCTTGTGCGGCGGTATCCAAGCCGCGTCGCGGAAGAACAACGAGGAGTCCGCGAAGCTGTGCGTGCAGTACCTGGCCCCGATCATCAAGAACCGCCAGTACAACTTCCTGCCGCTCGGCGCCAACTACGTCGTCGGTCAGTCGGCCCGACCGAACGAGCTCACCTACTCCGAAGACTGGCTGCGCCCCGATTACCGACCGTCGCCCCCGCCACCGGCGCAGACGCATGGCCCAGCGCTTCCGGCGGAAGTGCCTGCGACACCGACCGATCCGAGCGCCGGGCTCGAGGGCATCATGGTCCCCGGAGGCCAGCCGTGA